AAACTTCATTATGCTCCCCCTTATGAAAATCTTAATCGAATTGGCTAAACACGTAATCATAAAATGCATCTGTAACATTCTCCACCAAATCATAAGAAACATACTTCTCCAATGCTTTCATTAACATAGGCTTTTCATCTTTAAAATCAATCGTATAATCCATTAAGAAACTCCAATTCCAGGATGGAATTGCAATCAAACAACTATGTTTCATCTCATATCCACAAAAATAAACATTTGGTGATCCATAACTTTTTAGAACTTCAAACTCTACACATCTCATCTATAACCCTCCTATTCTTTATTGCTTGAATTAGAATATTTCTTATATCTTTTTTGTATATCATTGGTAATACCTATACTGACTATAATTGCTACCGCCAAGTACATTATGTATTTAAAGCCTGTATGCTCTA
The Bacillus toyonensis BCT-7112 DNA segment above includes these coding regions:
- a CDS encoding YueH family protein, translating into MRCVEFEVLKSYGSPNVYFCGYEMKHSCLIAIPSWNWSFLMDYTIDFKDEKPMLMKALEKYVSYDLVENVTDAFYDYVFSQFD